TTTTTTCCCAGGTGTGCATTGTGGATTTTGAGTGCTTTCCTTTAGAAGGCTTTGCAGTTTTAGGTGGTGGTTAGTATTTGAATGGACTTCATGTTGGAGATGAGAAAGCAGATAAAAAGCACAAGCACTAGCAGCTTAATATTTTAAGAAATGGTAGTGGATGAGGGAAAGAATTGAAAATAATTCTCCCAGCCATGATGCTGAAGATAGGATGTATTAAATCTAAGGAGTATTCCTGGCAAGTTCCTATACTGGAAGTGTAAAGAATAGTTTGTCCAATTCCAAGAGCATGAATAGGAACGTTGCTGGAGATTCTACATCACTGGTACTTGTCATGGATTTTTTTCCGGCTTTTATTAAGGTTAggcattttcttctgttttatgtctctattttcttttgccttttcagGCTCTGAGTTTCTGATTCCCATCACTGGATATTATTGCCAGCTCTGTCATGAATTTTTCGGAGATCAAATCTCAGGAGAGCAACATGTGAAAAGTCATCCCCACAATGAGAAATACAAGGTTGGTACCTGCTGTACCAGCAGTGAGCCATTCCTTGGTTAAcctctgattctctctcttttccttccctttgaAATAATACTTGCCTCATGGTTGAGTAGTGTGACCTTTTACTACTTAACAAATTAAACACACTAAGAACAAGAAATAGAATTTACCAGCTTATATAGAGGCTCGTTCATCTGtgtggtactgaagtcaggctttaATCCCAGTGCTGACTTTCAAACATTTCAGTAGAATATAGGAtgtaattttaatgttttcttagCATTGAGTTGCAGAATTCTGGGTGTGAAACCCTTATTTCCTGTTTCTTGGTAGGAAGAAGATCTCTATTCTCCTAACAATGTTGAACTGGCAAGTCAGAACCGTTGTAGAGCAAAGTTTTATTTCTTTAGTAACAGCTGCTGAGATTGTGCCATTTCTTTTCACAGAAACATGTGGATGAGAATCCACTCTATGAAGAGAGGAGAAACCTGGACCGTCAGGCTGGGTTGGCTGTGGTCCTGGAAACAGAGCGCAGGCGACAGAACGAGATGAAACGGAAACTGGGAGAAAAGCAAAAAGAGGAGAAAGATGAGAAGAAGGCAAAAGtggcaaaaaaagaagaaacaaagagcactccagagctgggagaaggggttAGTGAAACTGGTAGTACTCAGGCCAAAATGGATACTGCTGGGCGGAAACTTGGTATTAAGCTTAAATtgaagaaggaagaaaagaaggaagagaagaaggaagagaagaaggaggactcaaaaaaggaagagaagaaagaagaaaaaaaggaagagaagaaggaggactCGAAAAAGGAATCGCCAACTCAATCTTCCTTTGGAAAGTTCAGCTGGAAAAAGAATGAGCGAGAGGATAAAAATCAAGGAGCAGTTGCAGCTCCCCCAAAGGAGGAGAGTGTTGAAGGAAGTAAAGATAAGGAGGAGGGCAAGTCTCAATCTGGGAAACCCCATGCCAAGCCCATTGAAATTAAACTCTCTGGGAAGACGGTTATACCACACACTAGCCCCTGGACGCCAGTCGCTTCCACTTCAACACAAGCAAAAATTCGACCCAATCTGCCAGTCCCTACCATGATTTTCAGGAAGTCTGCAACTGCAACAGTAAGCAAACCAGCACCTTTGAACACTTTTTTGTCTATAAAATCCTCTGGTGCCACCACCAAACCACTACCTGTGGTGAAAGAATCCAATGCAGATGTTCTGCTGCCTCCAGATATAATCTCAAAAGCgtttgggggagaggaggtaaTTTTGAAAGGGGCACAGGAGGATATGAAAGTGCCAGAGAAGAATGAATCATCTGAAAAGccacctccccctccaccctcaaTTCCACCCCAAGCTAAACAGACAGCAGTCATCCCAGCAGATGAAGTGGCACCAGGGGTATCTGAGAGTGACCAGGAAATGCTGGCAATGCTGGTGcgcccccctccaccaccaccttctACTGTTTTTAGTGAGCAGGCTAAAAAAATAGAGAAACGGAACTCTTGTCTGGCCACTGCAAATGCTAAAGACCTCTATGATATCTTCTACAGTAATGGTGGAAAGAATTCATCTGATAGCAAACTTGCAAGTTCTCCAGTTCCAAATGGAGATAACCTTAACATAGCAAAAACAGAGAGAAGCACAGACATGCCAGCAAACTCTAAACCAAGTAACAGTCCATCTTCCATGAAAGAAACTTTCCAGAATATAGCTGCTTATTCAGAGATTAGTCAGGTCCACTCAGATGGGGGGGCCTCAGAACCTGAGAAAGTAGAAGTCCAGGAGACTTCAACACCCTATACAGAAAAGAGCACTGAAATCCCAAACAGGGGTCGGGGGGAGGTGAGCTATGAATCCCAAAATGTTCTTGGATCAGACTTTCAAGCCAAATCCAGAGAGGAGGAAATCACACAGTCTAAAGATCAAGCAGCAATTGCTTCAGTTCCTTGGGAGACTGAGGTAGAAATGGAAACTATTGATCAGGCAGAAATTAGTAAGAAAACACCAGACCCTCAGATGCCAGAAGTGTCAGTCACACAGTCGTCAGAAATTAAAACTGTCACTCATGTCCAGAAAGCTATAGAAATGAGAGAGATGGGTAGAACAAGTGGAGAACAAGAGGCCTGCCAGGAATCCCAAGATCCACAAATAATTGAGGTCCAAGGGAAAAccagagaggagaagagagacagTACTGTGGATACCAAAGCAGATGTATCTAATACTTCTAAAAAAGATATAGAGATGGAAGACTCAGAATTAACAGGAGCTCAGTTTGAACTTAGTCTCAGACACCCACGGAACCAGTTACCTGAAAGACCCAATAAAATCCACAAGGTGGGAGATCCCAGTTTAACAGAGAAAAAATTAAGTGATGACAGCTGTAAAACTAATACAGAAATTGACAGCCCAGAGTTGCCATATGTTCAGAGTGAATTGGTTCCTGAACGACTAGACACATCAGGTAAAGTCAGTGAGGAAAAAGTTTCAGTAGCGATAGTGATAGAACATGATGCATCCTTACAAGGTGtaaaactggaaaatgtagacTTGGAAAGGTCTCAGTCAGCAGTTATTGATGAAGCCCTCCAGACTTCAGAGATCCAAAATAGGGTTTCAGAATTGACAGCAAAATGCCCAAGTGAATTGGACTCCTCCCAAACTAGTAATAAAAACGAACAGGTCATCTTGGTTAGTTCTCAGTCACAAAGTAGTCAGGAACTACCATATACTCAAACGGTAGATAATCCAGAAATAAACAATGGTTCTAATGAAGTCAACGTCTCTGTCACGTGTTTCACCAATGTAGAAATGAAAAATAGCATATTAGTGGTACAAGAAGAGCTCAGGCATGAACATTCAAGCTGTGTGACGTTAGACAGCCACCACCAGGAGCAGGGTGTCACAGAGCTAGTCAGCGCCTGCACTGCAAACACTCTTGAACCCAATTCCAGCTTAGAATTAATGTATGATGTTGAAAATAATACATTGAGAGGCCCTGAATCAGATATAAAGTTAGGGAAttttactgcagaaaaagatgCATTAGAAATAGGAGGTGTTGACTTTTCTAGTGCTCAATCTGATATGGTTCAAGAGCCACTAGATGCTCTACCAGCAGACTTCAGTATGGGTCGTCTTGGAGGAGGGACCCTTACCCACACAGAAATAAATCAAGAGGTCTTAAGTACCTCAGCAGCTAATGACTTTGACCTTAACACCACTTACTCAGAATTTAGCTTTGAACAATCAGAAACTCTCACGCTAAATTTTAATATGGAAAATGAGAAAGATTCCTTAAAGCCAGAAGATGTGAAACCTAGTGACACTCCCATCCTGAAAGCAGAGTTGGAGTTAGAAAGCATTGATTTCAGTTTGGGGGACATTGAAGTGGAACGTGAACATCTTGGTATCCTAACAGCAGGAATTCTAAATGAGGATACTGAAGATCTCCCCAAATTAGAAACCATTGCATCCATCGAGCTGGAGCCCAGCAAAACCAGTGAACTGAGCATTGAGCAGCCAGTGGATGAACCAGAGATTATTGATTTTGTTGCATTAACTTCTGGTGATCAAGAAGACAAATTTTGCACCCTGATCTCTGAATCAGCTGTCCCACACCTTGAGTCACGCTTATCAAATAGTGACACTACAGAAGTGGGCATGCCAGTTCTAGAAATACAGGGCATTCCTCCAATCTCTGAGATCCTTCTGCAAGTGGAGGAGAGCAAAGATAGCACAGCAGACATTTCTGAAATGCCATCATTGAGCTGTGATGGAGACAGTGTGGAAAACCAGGCTGCTGGATGCATTGAAACTGTCCTCCCAGAGCTCAAGGAAACACCTGCAAAGGAGGACAATGGATTGTGCATTGTTCAGAGCAAGACAAAAACTGCTGACAGTAGTTTGGAAGCTAACAAGTTAGCTTCAGTAACTGCTGAAAGCTCAGCAGAGAGCCCAGTGGGTTGAAATGGACCCAGCCAGTCTCAATATTTGAGGAGCCAGTGCTGGGATTTTGTTATGTatattctttgtttcagtttaatATGGGAGTATTTTGCATCCTACAGTAGATACTGACTAAAGCTTACACTTGTTTTACCAAAAACCAGACGCACACTTTATTCTGTACATACTGGATTGTGTAAAGTgtttttcttgtgaaatttcACCTATTTCTTTTCTGTACTCTGCCATTAAAATGGAATCTCATAATGTGTgatttggttgtttttgttttttttgtcttttattcttTACCATTTTTGGATGGTTTCCAGTTCACACGTTTCCATCAGTAACATTCCATGACTAGCCTGTGAGACAAGCTCAAGAAAACCCATTCAGAACTTAAGGAAACGGACACTCTTGCAGAAGAATTGAAACTAAAAGTTTATTTCAAATGTAATGCATGATTTTGATTGCTTCCATTGTTTGAAATGCAGAAAGTGTGAATAGAGTTGACTTTGTTTCATGTCCTGTGGTTTGTAATTACTGTTGTATTACACCTGTACTTAAATGGTCTCATACTGTATTGTATAAACACATGTGGATACCACCTCACTAAGCAAGGGAGAAAATCTGTCAACTCACTTTTGAAGAAGAAGACTAATCGGTAAGGCTCTGTGGCCTGACACCTGGACCAGACATTTTGAGGTCACTTACATGATTTGAAATGGCCTTTCTTTCATTGTATTGTGATCCAGTAACTATTTGTGTTAAATCATTTAGcagctgccctgctctgaagaaCCAGAAGATCTGAACCCTGGTCTCAGGAATTGGACTCGCTCGGTGTGTCACAGCCGCATACATGCCCACCCTGAATGGTCCCTGAGCCATTAAACCTGTAGTGTGATGGTTTTCATTTGTACAGTTTGTCAAAAATTAAAGCGTTAAAATGTTTGCTTGCATAAATctaacattttttatttgttaaatcatttaaaataaacttatggtgatcaaaaatatatttttctaaattttcattatttaatttCAAATAAGTATTTCATTTTAACCAGCTTTGAAATTCTGCACAGGTGATGAGAGACACAGATGTAACAGCAGTAGAGAAGTAAGtgcttcgagtgattgctcatgtgtattccacaatagatgtgcgtgctcgccatgtgcactggtgctggaaattttccccctagcagtacccgtaggggagtgcCCTAGCAactcctggagtggcgcctccatggcgcagtataaggggggctgtgcgctcccccaccctcagttccttcttgccatcagtgaaggtgctttggaactgatctgctccagctttgctgtaccTCGTCCcaaaaactttttgtttgttcggtgtatggtacctgtagttagtttagtttagctagagcgCCTGGGCTAGGGCGTGCCCTGGATTTTAAGTCGTGCAACACTTGTAGGCGAcctatgccagtgagtgatctgCACATGGACTGTTTACGCTGTTTGGGGGAAACTCATCTCcgcgatcgctgcaagatttgcaagtcgtttaagcctcggaccaagagAGAACAGGACATCAGGCTCCAggctattctgatggagtcggcgctgacCCCGGCTCCAGGGCGCTGCTCTGAGTCGGCACTAGGCACCTTGGTGTCGGTGCATGGTGAACCTTCAGCGCCACTGACTAGTCGGCACCGTTCTACGTCCACGGGGCATGCCAAGAAGGGTAGGAAGAGGCCGCCTTTGCCGCGGCATGGGAGTAAACCCaggacagaggctagacccatgttgggcagtcctcgaTCCCCACCGGCCTCTAGGCCTCTGACTCAAGTCAAGTGGAGTAGCCCAGCCCATTTGGAGCAGGCCTCCCTGGATGTCCGGATGCCCTCCACActggaggccctgcaggcggccTGGGATGTTATGTCGGCCCCACACTCTAAAGGCAAGCCGCTGCTGGGATCTCCGCAGTCGCCCCTGGCTTGGTACCGGTCTCGGTTGAGGGAACGTTCCCGATGCTGTTTGCCACCCAGCATCCGTTCAGGGCAAAGTCCATGTGGATCGCCCTCGACGCCCACTaggctgtctggttgggttccgTCTGACTGAGACTCTTGGCTCCACTCCGCCTCGAGGAGCAAACAACGATGGAACCGAGGCAGATGACACCAAAGGTCCTCATCTCGGAGAGGCTACGCAGCTGGTCACAGCATGAACGTCGACGTCGTTCCCGTTCATCATCTTGCTCCAGGACCTTGCCACGGCACCGCCTCCACAGCCCCAGGCGTCGATCACCGGCATCTTGCCATCACGGGTCCGCCTGCTGGAGCTGATCGCGGAACAGCTGTTACCAACGGTGCCGGTCCTCCATGTTGGGATTGTGGTCCCATGGTCGGCATCGCTCCCGGAGCCGCTGCTCCTCCCGGTCCAGGGACAGTGGCAGGTCGTATGTCAGCCCAACCTCCCTTTGTAGTCGTCCATCGATGGGCCAGGCCGAAcagccagctctgccagtgccacaGTAGGTGCAGTGACACCGTGGCCCCTGAGGCAGCCCCCAGTGGGGGCTCGCTTGGTGGCTGGAGCCTCAGAAGGACCatcggcctccctctccagacctccaagggaaggagtcggtgggacgTACATCCTCCACACCATGCCCAGAGACCGACCAGGTGGTGGACCCTCTTGTGCCGGTGGACACAAAGTACCGCTCCGGCCTCCTCACCTTCCCTGGATGAGGCGATTACGGCCTCTCTGTCCCGCAGGAGGACTTTAGGGTCCACTGAAGAGctcttaaaaagggtggcatcaatCCTCCACCTCCaaacagaggagatggaggagcccttggACTCCCTGTTTAATGTACTGTCCTCCTTGGCACCAGtcagggtggccttgcctctccacgaaggggtggcaaaaatttcaaatgccctgtggcaagcCCTGGCCTcattggcccccatctctaagagcgcggaac
The nucleotide sequence above comes from Trachemys scripta elegans isolate TJP31775 chromosome 3, CAS_Tse_1.0, whole genome shotgun sequence. Encoded proteins:
- the ZNF318 gene encoding zinc finger protein 318 isoform X1, whose translation is MYRSSSGRSGPPPSSHRSKESSSSGSRSSRSGTSGSGPGPGRGRPPSSASPPPPSRRHRSPSGHRAASRRSPSPRRSKRLPSPPGGPGPGRSRGRRGGEHGDSSSSRRRSPSLRSESSLEQSLRITVGNDRYCIDTPERRRLPDRLGSPVDNLSDMDRDDMADGPIFTRGLPCPRGLERYPSHEDPSSSPYIMRHDEDYRNRDVFLHRSDYSPHYGHREELPRGPDRDSDKLRKSSYPPRPEERGREAKRPRYDKDEKMHGMSGDHHGFTLGTRNYRRRSRGRSQSPSYLGEEFRELDRARRKREEEERSRNLNHDLSGSGYVIPGLTNTLQSSETRYLYRPDEAPSMPKKSILKKRVEVEMESPMQLEGFPSSSPSSKDLPLLSSHSSLSQSSSSTPFASEVENFLKRFNTDSVESANKELNDGVYEWSSLPGLPNDNFTFEKKFGNFLSHKEKLDPKSEPADRHTDFLLPHERASQDGSGFSRILGMMADSASAQEKRRRSFPDIEDEEKFLYGDEDEDSKTESSSVQKPPVSCGSEVTNQKVSLPPSPAVKLDSLEESNTEYAKIHDLLKTIGLDIGVAEIGKLAVRTQERLHGKKLASHSPDRRSSDARRLESWEMRRSRSDTRSPESSQQRSASPPGSFQPSKETSSLQKSEYSQSKAVGQEIPACPPEQSVPSVSLIPSAPPAPATLPPASVSQYQIPNYPQFTAAQMPQNYPSPTIAPHGYDAYGHYMAYAASGWSMYPPPQQRNPTLPEAHGLLTMAMPANPTRPNLRVIETVSMGKGAPNIKRGDSVLMHIPITTTTYSKMPLRLATRPLKSTTEKISDEKNRAAQKQKVIEEREKLKNDREARQKKLYYLKTELDRLRKQQGEMLRKKRREKDGHKDPLLAEVNRLQENIMKEISELHKESDAAEKKQSELDKVAQILGINIFEKPRKPSMETKESAEKNSKSENAKGLEKTPFSNKESKTTNEKSRGKSPKPAESSSQSSKHPFQLANIYEYYDAGNHWCKDCNTICGTMFDFFTHMHNKKHRQTLDPYNRPWASKTQSETKQDFVKRIDKITVPAKGSEFLIPITGYYCQLCHEFFGDQISGEQHVKSHPHNEKYKKHVDENPLYEERRNLDRQAGLAVVLETERRRQNEMKRKLGEKQKEEKDEKKAKVAKKEETKSTPELGEGVSETGSTQAKMDTAGRKLGIKLKLKKEEKKEEKKEEKKEDSKKEEKKEEKKEEKKEDSKKESPTQSSFGKFSWKKNEREDKNQGAVAAPPKEESVEGSKDKEEGKSQSGKPHAKPIEIKLSGKTVIPHTSPWTPVASTSTQAKIRPNLPVPTMIFRKSATATVSKPAPLNTFLSIKSSGATTKPLPVVKESNADVLLPPDIISKAFGGEEVILKGAQEDMKVPEKNESSEKPPPPPPSIPPQAKQTAVIPADEVAPGVSESDQEMLAMLVRPPPPPPSTVFSEQAKKIEKRNSCLATANAKDLYDIFYSNGGKNSSDSKLASSPVPNGDNLNIAKTERSTDMPANSKPSNSPSSMKETFQNIAAYSEISQVHSDGGASEPEKVEVQETSTPYTEKSTEIPNRGRGEVSYESQNVLGSDFQAKSREEEITQSKDQAAIASVPWETEVEMETIDQAEISKKTPDPQMPEVSVTQSSEIKTVTHVQKAIEMREMGRTSGEQEACQESQDPQIIEVQGKTREEKRDSTVDTKADVSNTSKKDIEMEDSELTGAQFELSLRHPRNQLPERPNKIHKVGDPSLTEKKLSDDSCKTNTEIDSPELPYVQSELVPERLDTSGKVSEEKVSVAIVIEHDASLQGVKLENVDLERSQSAVIDEALQTSEIQNRVSELTAKCPSELDSSQTSNKNEQVILVSSQSQSSQELPYTQTVDNPEINNGSNEVNVSVTCFTNVEMKNSILVVQEELRHEHSSCVTLDSHHQEQGVTELVSACTANTLEPNSSLELMYDVENNTLRGPESDIKLGNFTAEKDALEIGGVDFSSAQSDMVQEPLDALPADFSMGRLGGGTLTHTEINQEVLSTSAANDFDLNTTYSEFSFEQSETLTLNFNMENEKDSLKPEDVKPSDTPILKAELELESIDFSLGDIEVEREHLGILTAGILNEDTEDLPKLETIASIELEPSKTSELSIEQPVDEPEIIDFVALTSGDQEDKFCTLISESAVPHLESRLSNSDTTEVGMPVLEIQGIPPISEILLQVEESKDSTADISEMPSLSCDGDSVENQAAGCIETVLPELKETPAKEDNGLCIVQSKTKTADSSLEANKLASVTAESSAESPVG